The Etheostoma spectabile isolate EspeVRDwgs_2016 unplaced genomic scaffold, UIUC_Espe_1.0 scaffold123, whole genome shotgun sequence genome includes a region encoding these proteins:
- the LOC116685714 gene encoding E3 ubiquitin-protein ligase TM129 isoform X1, with protein sequence MESPELTFTLAYIVFSLCFVSTPNEFRSAGLTIQNLFSSWLGSEDVGFIQYHVRRTSITVLVHSALPLGYYIGMCIAAPEKNLGYIHQVSDSWRAFLLFSICLQLTSWILVIYWSRRHWHNHPISRALQAHIQPPYSSWGSVATSVNDEFRRIDKFATGAPGARVIVTDSWVLKVTTYHVYMALQSECHVTVTESRQHQLSPDSASPTQILTLRVDSINPAVRAFDIRLNSTEHAELREKLHAPIRNSANVVIHQTISELFLETFRAQVDLNQPYTLPSGQEMEPCIGCMQVPASTKLVRLCHTEGGDNESECQQCFCRPMWCLSCLGRWFASRQDQQRPETWLSSRVPCPTCRAKFCILDICMVH encoded by the exons ATGGAGAGCCCAGAGTTAACTTTTACTTTGGCTTATATAGTATTCTCTCTCTGCTTCGTGTCTACGCCCAACGAGTTCCGTTCGGCCGGTTTAACCATCCAGAATTTGTTTTCTTCCTGGCTGGGTAGTGAGGATGTGGGCTTCATCCAGTACCACGTCAGGAGGACCAGCATTACCGTACTGGTCCACTCCGCACTGCCTTTAG GTTACTACATAGGGATGTGTATTGCTGCTCCAGAAAAAAACCTAGGATACATTCACCAG GTGAGTGACAGCTGGAGAGCATTTCTCCTCTTCTCTATATGCCTGCAGTTGACCAGCTGGATACTTGTCATCTACTGGTCCCGCCGGCACTGGCACAACCATCCAATTAGCCGGGCCTTGCAGGCCCACATACAGCCTCCTTACTCCAGTTGGGGCTCAGTGGCAACCAGCGTCAACGATGAGTTCAGACGCATAGATAAGTTTGCTACAGGGGCGCCTGGAGCCAGAGTTATCGTTACTGACAGCTGGGTGTTAAAG GTGACCACCTATCATGTCTACATGGCCTTACAGAGTGAATGTCATGTGACAGTCACAGAGTCCAGACAGCACCAGCTGAGTCCAGACTCTGCTTCCCCCACACAGATATTGACCCTGCGAGTGGACAGCATCAACCCTGCTGTCAGAGCCTTTGatatcag GCTCAACTCTACAGAGCATGCAGAGCTCAGAGAGAAACTCCATGCACCCATCAGAAACTCTGCCAATGTTGTGATCCACCAAACCATAAGTGAACTCTTCCTTGAAACATTTAGAGCCCAGGTGGACCTCAATCAACCGTACACACTCCCCAGTGGACAG GAGATGGAGCCCTGTATAGGCTGTATGCAGGTTCCAGCAAGCACCAAGCTTGTCAGACTCTGCCATACAG AAGGAGGAGATAATGAGTCGGAGTGCCAGCAGTGTTTCTGCAGACCAATGTGGTGTCTGTCCTGTCTTGGTCGATGGTTTGCCAGCCGCCAAGACCAGCAAAGACCTGAGACCTGGTTGTCTAGCAGAGTCCCCTGCCCCACCTGTAGAGCCAAATTTTGTATACTGGACATCTGCATGGTCCACtga
- the LOC116685714 gene encoding E3 ubiquitin-protein ligase TM129 isoform X3, whose translation MESPELTFTLAYIVFSLCFVSTPNEFRSAGLTIQNLFSSWLGSEDVGFIQYHVRRTSITVLVHSALPLGYYIGMCIAAPEKNLGYIHQLTSWILVIYWSRRHWHNHPISRALQAHIQPPYSSWGSVATSVNDEFRRIDKFATGAPGARVIVTDSWVLKVTTYHVYMALQSECHVTVTESRQHQLSPDSASPTQILTLRVDSINPAVRAFDIRLNSTEHAELREKLHAPIRNSANVVIHQTISELFLETFRAQVDLNQPYTLPSGQEMEPCIGCMQVPASTKLVRLCHTEGGDNESECQQCFCRPMWCLSCLGRWFASRQDQQRPETWLSSRVPCPTCRAKFCILDICMVH comes from the exons ATGGAGAGCCCAGAGTTAACTTTTACTTTGGCTTATATAGTATTCTCTCTCTGCTTCGTGTCTACGCCCAACGAGTTCCGTTCGGCCGGTTTAACCATCCAGAATTTGTTTTCTTCCTGGCTGGGTAGTGAGGATGTGGGCTTCATCCAGTACCACGTCAGGAGGACCAGCATTACCGTACTGGTCCACTCCGCACTGCCTTTAG GTTACTACATAGGGATGTGTATTGCTGCTCCAGAAAAAAACCTAGGATACATTCACCAG TTGACCAGCTGGATACTTGTCATCTACTGGTCCCGCCGGCACTGGCACAACCATCCAATTAGCCGGGCCTTGCAGGCCCACATACAGCCTCCTTACTCCAGTTGGGGCTCAGTGGCAACCAGCGTCAACGATGAGTTCAGACGCATAGATAAGTTTGCTACAGGGGCGCCTGGAGCCAGAGTTATCGTTACTGACAGCTGGGTGTTAAAG GTGACCACCTATCATGTCTACATGGCCTTACAGAGTGAATGTCATGTGACAGTCACAGAGTCCAGACAGCACCAGCTGAGTCCAGACTCTGCTTCCCCCACACAGATATTGACCCTGCGAGTGGACAGCATCAACCCTGCTGTCAGAGCCTTTGatatcag GCTCAACTCTACAGAGCATGCAGAGCTCAGAGAGAAACTCCATGCACCCATCAGAAACTCTGCCAATGTTGTGATCCACCAAACCATAAGTGAACTCTTCCTTGAAACATTTAGAGCCCAGGTGGACCTCAATCAACCGTACACACTCCCCAGTGGACAG GAGATGGAGCCCTGTATAGGCTGTATGCAGGTTCCAGCAAGCACCAAGCTTGTCAGACTCTGCCATACAG AAGGAGGAGATAATGAGTCGGAGTGCCAGCAGTGTTTCTGCAGACCAATGTGGTGTCTGTCCTGTCTTGGTCGATGGTTTGCCAGCCGCCAAGACCAGCAAAGACCTGAGACCTGGTTGTCTAGCAGAGTCCCCTGCCCCACCTGTAGAGCCAAATTTTGTATACTGGACATCTGCATGGTCCACtga
- the LOC116685714 gene encoding E3 ubiquitin-protein ligase TM129 isoform X2 — MESPELTFTLAYIVFSLCFVSTPNEFRSAGLTIQNLFSSWLGSEDVGFIQYHVRRTSITVLVHSALPLGYYIGMCIAAPEKNLGYIHQVSDSWRAFLLFSICLQLTSWILVIYWSRRHWHNHPISRALQAHIQPPYSSWGSVATSVNDEFRRIDKFATGAPGARVIVTDSWVLKVTTYHVYMALQSECHVTVTESRQHQLSPDSASPTQILTLRVDSINPAVRAFDIRLNSTEHAELREKLHAPIRNSANVVIHQTISELFLETFRAQVDLNQPYTLPSGQEMEPCIGCMQVPASTKLVRLCHTGGDNESECQQCFCRPMWCLSCLGRWFASRQDQQRPETWLSSRVPCPTCRAKFCILDICMVH, encoded by the exons ATGGAGAGCCCAGAGTTAACTTTTACTTTGGCTTATATAGTATTCTCTCTCTGCTTCGTGTCTACGCCCAACGAGTTCCGTTCGGCCGGTTTAACCATCCAGAATTTGTTTTCTTCCTGGCTGGGTAGTGAGGATGTGGGCTTCATCCAGTACCACGTCAGGAGGACCAGCATTACCGTACTGGTCCACTCCGCACTGCCTTTAG GTTACTACATAGGGATGTGTATTGCTGCTCCAGAAAAAAACCTAGGATACATTCACCAG GTGAGTGACAGCTGGAGAGCATTTCTCCTCTTCTCTATATGCCTGCAGTTGACCAGCTGGATACTTGTCATCTACTGGTCCCGCCGGCACTGGCACAACCATCCAATTAGCCGGGCCTTGCAGGCCCACATACAGCCTCCTTACTCCAGTTGGGGCTCAGTGGCAACCAGCGTCAACGATGAGTTCAGACGCATAGATAAGTTTGCTACAGGGGCGCCTGGAGCCAGAGTTATCGTTACTGACAGCTGGGTGTTAAAG GTGACCACCTATCATGTCTACATGGCCTTACAGAGTGAATGTCATGTGACAGTCACAGAGTCCAGACAGCACCAGCTGAGTCCAGACTCTGCTTCCCCCACACAGATATTGACCCTGCGAGTGGACAGCATCAACCCTGCTGTCAGAGCCTTTGatatcag GCTCAACTCTACAGAGCATGCAGAGCTCAGAGAGAAACTCCATGCACCCATCAGAAACTCTGCCAATGTTGTGATCCACCAAACCATAAGTGAACTCTTCCTTGAAACATTTAGAGCCCAGGTGGACCTCAATCAACCGTACACACTCCCCAGTGGACAG GAGATGGAGCCCTGTATAGGCTGTATGCAGGTTCCAGCAAGCACCAAGCTTGTCAGACTCTGCCATACAG GAGGAGATAATGAGTCGGAGTGCCAGCAGTGTTTCTGCAGACCAATGTGGTGTCTGTCCTGTCTTGGTCGATGGTTTGCCAGCCGCCAAGACCAGCAAAGACCTGAGACCTGGTTGTCTAGCAGAGTCCCCTGCCCCACCTGTAGAGCCAAATTTTGTATACTGGACATCTGCATGGTCCACtga